One Ethanoligenens harbinense YUAN-3 genomic window carries:
- a CDS encoding hemolysin family protein — MDPDGGMLLLQLLLIVVLILVNAFFAASEMAVVTANDQNIERLADEGDPKAKRLLQMLSQPSNFLASIQVGITFAGLLASAAASESFSNRIAQALSGSPLPPSLIKVISVAIITLALSYFQLVLGELVPKRLAMHQADKVALHVTGVLHFVSVAFRPFVWMLAVSTNAITRLFGVSEQPEERKVTEEQIRMMVDMGEEKGTIGESEKEMINNVFEFDDRIAADIMTHRTDISAAEITAPLEEVMQIALAEGYSRIPIYEDDLDNIVGVVYVKDLLRYVGKPLEKALAPKDVMRPPLFVPETKKCRELFSALTARKQHMAVVIDEYGGTSGIVTMEDLVESIVGDIQDEYDHEEEEFSVIDESNFFIEGTANLEEVSDLLEVELPEGEYDTVAGLIIDRLGHIPSPGEHPSVEINGVVFTVEEVDERRIEKIRAHKLPHETVTPDGGAPGGTASKE, encoded by the coding sequence ATGGACCCGGACGGTGGCATGTTGTTGCTGCAGTTGCTCCTCATTGTGGTTCTGATTCTGGTCAACGCGTTTTTTGCCGCGTCGGAAATGGCGGTGGTCACGGCCAACGATCAGAATATCGAGCGGCTCGCCGACGAAGGCGACCCCAAGGCCAAACGCCTGCTGCAGATGCTCTCGCAGCCCAGCAATTTTCTGGCGTCCATCCAGGTGGGCATCACGTTTGCGGGACTGCTGGCCAGCGCCGCGGCCAGCGAAAGTTTCTCCAACCGTATCGCGCAGGCGCTGTCGGGCTCCCCGCTGCCGCCTTCGCTCATCAAAGTCATCTCCGTCGCCATCATCACCCTCGCCCTTTCCTATTTTCAACTGGTGCTGGGCGAGCTGGTGCCCAAGCGGCTGGCCATGCACCAGGCGGACAAGGTGGCCCTGCATGTTACCGGCGTACTGCATTTCGTATCGGTGGCGTTCCGCCCGTTCGTCTGGATGCTGGCGGTGTCCACCAATGCCATCACCCGGCTGTTCGGCGTGAGTGAGCAGCCCGAAGAGCGCAAGGTGACCGAAGAACAGATTCGCATGATGGTGGATATGGGCGAGGAAAAAGGTACCATCGGCGAAAGTGAAAAGGAAATGATCAACAACGTCTTCGAGTTCGACGACCGCATTGCCGCCGATATCATGACGCACCGCACCGACATTTCCGCCGCCGAAATCACCGCCCCGCTGGAGGAAGTGATGCAGATTGCTTTGGCGGAAGGGTATTCCCGCATTCCCATCTATGAGGACGACCTCGACAACATCGTGGGCGTCGTCTATGTCAAGGACCTGCTGCGCTATGTGGGCAAGCCGCTCGAAAAGGCTTTGGCGCCCAAAGACGTGATGCGCCCGCCGCTTTTCGTGCCCGAAACCAAGAAATGCCGCGAGCTGTTCAGCGCGCTCACCGCGCGCAAGCAGCACATGGCCGTGGTCATCGACGAATACGGCGGCACCTCCGGCATCGTCACCATGGAGGACCTGGTGGAGTCCATCGTGGGCGATATTCAGGACGAATACGACCACGAAGAGGAAGAGTTCTCGGTCATCGACGAATCCAACTTTTTCATAGAAGGCACCGCCAACCTCGAGGAAGTCAGCGACCTGCTCGAGGTCGAGTTGCCCGAAGGCGAATACGACACCGTCGCGGGCCTTATCATCGACCGGCTCGGCCATATCCCTTCGCCGGGCGAACATCCCAGCGTGGAAATAAACGGCGTGGTCTTCACGGTGGAGGAAGTCGACGAGCGGCGCATCGAAAAGATACGCGCGCACAAGCTGCCGCACGAGACCGTGACGCCCGACGGCGGAGCGCCGGGCGGAACCGCTTCAAAAGAATGA
- a CDS encoding exodeoxyribonuclease III, with protein sequence MKLISWNVNGLRACMQKGFADFFNREEADIFCVQETKMHPEQADFAFDGYQSFWNSAEKKGYSGTAVFTRVPPLSVRYDMGEPEHTGEGRVITVESEAFFLVNVYTPNSQRDLVRLDYRMRWEDAFRAYLLTLNRDKPVVVCGDMNVAHREIDIKNPKSNIHNAGFTPEERQKMTDLLEAGFIDTFRALYPEQKDAYTWWSYMRKARERNAGWRIDYFLVSDRLRGQVEDSTIYADVPGSDHCPVGLLLHTGGSPA encoded by the coding sequence ATGAAACTGATCTCCTGGAATGTCAACGGCCTGCGGGCCTGCATGCAAAAAGGCTTCGCCGACTTTTTCAACCGGGAAGAGGCGGATATCTTCTGCGTACAGGAAACCAAAATGCACCCGGAGCAGGCGGATTTCGCATTCGACGGCTACCAAAGCTTCTGGAACAGCGCGGAGAAAAAAGGCTATTCCGGCACGGCGGTCTTCACGCGCGTGCCACCGCTTTCCGTGCGGTATGACATGGGTGAGCCCGAGCACACCGGCGAGGGGCGCGTCATCACCGTCGAATCCGAGGCATTCTTCCTGGTGAACGTCTACACGCCCAACTCCCAGCGCGACCTCGTGCGGCTGGACTACCGCATGCGCTGGGAGGACGCCTTCCGCGCCTATCTGCTCACACTCAACCGGGACAAGCCCGTGGTCGTCTGCGGCGACATGAACGTGGCGCACAGGGAGATCGACATCAAAAACCCCAAGTCCAACATCCACAACGCGGGGTTCACCCCCGAGGAACGGCAGAAGATGACCGATCTGCTGGAAGCGGGCTTCATCGATACGTTCCGCGCGCTCTATCCCGAGCAGAAAGACGCCTACACCTGGTGGTCCTATATGCGCAAGGCCCGGGAACGCAACGCCGGCTGGCGCATCGACTATTTTCTGGTGTCGGACAGGCTGCGCGGCCAGGTCGAAGACAGCACCATCTACGCCGATGTGCCGGGCAGCGACCACTGCCCGGTGGGTCTTTTGCTGCATACCGGCGGCTCTCCGGCATAA
- a CDS encoding phosphodiester glycosidase family protein, translating into MDAQINPGGQKPPLFSHRLAARVLRIAAVVLADIVVAAGIGVVLLRYGPFENTRQFIIGSAMSSFQHQYIAKWIFTQPEIDRVIHKSTASSTQKQDLSAVNPTGTTDSSIVLSKIGDGLQGYALEIKNPLRVHVACTSYIGTRGEFVSALAEKNNAVAAINGGGFSTGADTTGTGAIPSDFVFSNGKLIWKDDALKTSKLPATDDHESVNVVALNDKGVLIVGDYTIDQLQSMNVTEAVDLHGYKPLVLDGKVQYTDDGGKGVQPRTAIGQKKDGTIVLLVIDGRQAGTSGARLNQLANLLANQYDCWTAANLDGGASTAMYYQGNIINKPSAIFGERTVATAFYVSK; encoded by the coding sequence ATGGACGCGCAGATCAATCCGGGCGGTCAAAAACCGCCCCTGTTTTCCCATCGGCTGGCAGCCCGTGTGCTGCGCATCGCGGCGGTCGTGCTGGCGGATATCGTGGTGGCGGCCGGTATCGGCGTGGTGCTCCTGCGCTATGGCCCGTTTGAAAACACCCGCCAGTTCATCATCGGCTCGGCCATGTCCAGCTTCCAGCATCAGTACATTGCCAAATGGATCTTCACCCAGCCGGAAATCGACCGGGTGATCCACAAATCCACCGCTTCCTCCACCCAGAAGCAGGATCTTTCCGCCGTCAATCCCACGGGCACGACAGACAGCAGCATCGTGCTCAGCAAGATCGGCGACGGCCTGCAAGGCTATGCGCTGGAAATCAAAAATCCGCTGCGGGTGCACGTGGCCTGCACGTCCTATATCGGCACGCGCGGCGAATTCGTGAGCGCGCTGGCCGAAAAGAACAATGCCGTGGCGGCCATCAACGGCGGCGGGTTCAGCACCGGGGCCGACACCACCGGCACCGGGGCCATCCCGTCGGATTTTGTGTTCTCAAACGGCAAGCTGATCTGGAAAGACGACGCGCTCAAGACCAGCAAGCTGCCCGCCACCGACGACCATGAATCGGTGAACGTGGTGGCGCTCAATGATAAAGGCGTGCTGATCGTGGGAGACTACACCATTGACCAGTTGCAGAGCATGAACGTGACCGAAGCGGTGGACCTGCACGGCTACAAGCCCCTTGTGCTCGACGGCAAGGTGCAGTATACCGACGACGGCGGCAAGGGCGTGCAGCCGCGCACCGCCATCGGCCAGAAAAAGGACGGCACCATCGTGCTGCTGGTGATCGACGGCAGGCAGGCGGGCACATCCGGCGCGCGCCTGAACCAGCTTGCAAACCTGCTCGCCAACCAGTACGACTGCTGGACGGCGGCCAATCTGGACGGCGGCGCGTCTACAGCGATGTATTACCAGGGCAATATCATCAACAAACCCAGCGCCATCTTCGGCGAGCGCACGGTCGCCACCGCCTTTTACGTGAGCAAATAA
- a CDS encoding phospho-sugar mutase → MSYTIEYERWLSQTDPATKEELLAAAARPGEVENRFGSMLAFGTAGLRGIMAAGLNRMNVYTVRQATQGLANVIAAEGQEAKDRGVAIAHDCRNHSREFAMETARVLAAAGIRSYVFDELRPTPELSFAIRELNCIAGVNVTASHNPKEYNGYKVYWEDGAQLGPEKAAEVLKQIRENDIFNDVHVADYAAAQAQGLIRTIGAEIDEKFMAHVLEQAACPEAVAAVADTFKIVYTPFHGTGYRLVPEVLRRAGFKHILPVAEQMQPNGDFPTVKSPNPEEKEGFSIAIELAKKENIDLIIGTDPDADRVGIIVRDAAGEYVSLTGNQVGILLTDYIISAKKEKGTLPENGAVVSTIVSTAMINPICAQSGVTLFRVLTGFKFIGEKIKEFEASGAHTFLLGFEESYGYLAGTYARDKDAVVASMLIAEMAAWYKNKGVTLFEALQALYAKYGNYAERTVSIKMEGFNATERMEELMKHLRSETLEEIAGVKVVAERDYLKGTRQVVGKRRSEPTGLPESDVLYYELEDGNTVIVRPSGTEPKVKLYLLVKGESADAANALLDRYEHAMRELLK, encoded by the coding sequence ATGAGTTATACGATTGAATATGAGCGTTGGCTTTCCCAAACAGATCCGGCGACCAAAGAAGAACTGCTGGCTGCCGCCGCTCGTCCCGGCGAGGTGGAGAACCGGTTTGGCTCTATGCTGGCGTTTGGCACGGCGGGGCTGCGCGGCATTATGGCCGCCGGACTCAACCGGATGAATGTCTATACCGTCAGGCAGGCCACGCAGGGCCTTGCAAATGTGATTGCCGCCGAAGGGCAGGAGGCGAAGGATCGTGGCGTGGCCATCGCGCACGACTGCCGCAACCACTCGCGCGAGTTTGCGATGGAAACGGCGCGCGTGCTGGCCGCCGCGGGCATCCGCAGCTATGTGTTCGACGAGCTGCGTCCCACGCCGGAGCTTTCGTTTGCCATCCGCGAGCTCAACTGCATCGCGGGGGTCAACGTCACCGCCAGCCACAATCCCAAGGAGTACAACGGCTATAAAGTCTATTGGGAAGACGGTGCGCAGTTGGGTCCCGAAAAGGCGGCCGAGGTGCTCAAGCAGATTCGGGAAAATGATATTTTCAACGATGTGCATGTGGCGGACTATGCCGCCGCGCAGGCGCAGGGGCTCATCCGCACCATCGGCGCCGAGATCGACGAAAAATTCATGGCGCATGTGCTGGAGCAAGCGGCCTGCCCCGAAGCGGTGGCCGCCGTGGCCGATACGTTCAAGATCGTCTATACACCCTTTCATGGCACCGGCTACCGCCTGGTGCCGGAAGTGCTGCGTCGGGCAGGGTTCAAGCATATTCTGCCGGTGGCCGAGCAGATGCAGCCCAACGGAGATTTCCCCACTGTGAAGTCGCCCAACCCGGAAGAAAAAGAGGGCTTTTCCATCGCCATCGAGCTGGCCAAGAAAGAGAATATTGATCTCATCATCGGTACCGACCCGGACGCCGACCGTGTGGGCATCATCGTGCGGGACGCCGCAGGCGAATATGTCAGCCTGACGGGTAATCAGGTTGGTATCCTGCTCACAGACTATATCATTTCCGCGAAAAAGGAAAAGGGCACTCTGCCGGAAAACGGCGCGGTAGTGAGCACCATCGTTTCCACCGCTATGATCAACCCCATCTGCGCGCAGAGCGGCGTGACCCTGTTCCGCGTGCTCACCGGTTTCAAATTCATCGGCGAAAAGATCAAGGAATTCGAGGCCTCGGGCGCGCACACGTTCCTGCTCGGGTTTGAGGAGAGCTATGGGTACCTCGCGGGTACCTATGCGCGCGACAAAGACGCCGTGGTTGCGTCCATGCTCATCGCCGAGATGGCCGCCTGGTATAAAAACAAAGGCGTGACGCTCTTTGAAGCCCTGCAGGCGCTGTATGCGAAATACGGCAATTATGCCGAACGCACCGTCAGCATCAAAATGGAAGGGTTCAACGCCACCGAGCGCATGGAAGAACTGATGAAGCACCTGCGCTCCGAAACGCTGGAGGAGATTGCCGGCGTGAAGGTGGTGGCCGAGCGCGATTACCTCAAAGGCACCCGCCAGGTGGTGGGCAAGCGCAGATCCGAACCCACCGGGCTGCCGGAATCCGACGTGCTGTATTATGAACTGGAAGACGGCAATACCGTCATCGTGCGGCCGTCGGGCACCGAGCCGAAAGTGAAGCTGTATCTGCTGGTCAAAGGGGAAAGCGCCGACGCGGCAAACGCGTTGCTCGATCGGTATGAGCATGCGATGCGGGAACTGTTGAAATAA
- a CDS encoding TIGR03905 family TSCPD domain-containing protein, whose translation MRYVYTPSDEVCTRSIILEIENGIIRSVQFVGGCPGNTQGVAGLAKGMKVEDVIGRLQHVPCGGRSTSCPAELAKALEQALSEENDSAKDTAEKHTGD comes from the coding sequence ATGCGTTATGTATATACCCCAAGCGATGAGGTCTGCACAAGGAGCATCATCCTGGAGATCGAGAATGGAATTATCCGGAGCGTACAGTTTGTGGGCGGCTGCCCGGGCAACACGCAGGGCGTGGCCGGTTTGGCGAAGGGCATGAAAGTCGAAGATGTGATCGGCCGGCTGCAGCATGTGCCGTGCGGCGGCCGGAGCACATCCTGCCCGGCGGAACTGGCAAAGGCGCTGGAGCAGGCGCTGTCCGAAGAGAACGATTCGGCGAAAGACACCGCGGAGAAACACACGGGGGATTGA
- a CDS encoding PHP domain-containing protein, with product MRGDLHCHTRVSDGSMRVEELAAYAVRIGLDCLAVTDHDSMDGVARAQKAAAGTGLRVIPGLEISAYDHVRGKKVHLLCYAPPKPDELLALCAETLRDRERASLAMIEKVRARYPVSEEAVRACAAESNAVYKQHILAALMDMGFSLAMFGELWTACFSHSKGGFALVETHYPDARDAVRVAKSSGGLVVLAHPGLYRNFDILDELCALGLDGIEAHHPFHSEADEQTALEAAAHHGLVVTGGSDFHGYYRSRVNPLFKKGLEGDELDRFLAALESGARAQRPGGGGAADPPMIW from the coding sequence ATGCGGGGGGATCTGCACTGTCATACGCGGGTATCGGACGGTTCGATGCGCGTGGAGGAGTTGGCGGCATACGCCGTGCGCATCGGGTTGGATTGCCTGGCTGTGACCGACCACGACAGCATGGACGGCGTGGCGCGCGCCCAGAAAGCGGCGGCGGGCACCGGTCTGCGCGTGATACCGGGGCTGGAGATATCGGCCTACGATCATGTGCGCGGCAAAAAGGTGCATCTGCTCTGCTATGCGCCGCCCAAACCGGATGAGTTGCTGGCGCTTTGCGCGGAGACCCTGCGGGACCGCGAGCGCGCTTCACTGGCCATGATCGAAAAGGTCCGGGCGCGCTACCCCGTCTCGGAAGAGGCGGTGCGCGCCTGCGCGGCGGAGAGCAATGCCGTCTATAAACAGCATATCCTCGCCGCGCTGATGGACATGGGCTTTTCGCTGGCCATGTTCGGCGAGCTGTGGACGGCCTGTTTTTCCCACAGCAAGGGTGGGTTCGCACTGGTGGAAACACACTATCCCGACGCGCGTGATGCTGTCCGGGTGGCAAAAAGCAGCGGCGGTCTGGTGGTGCTGGCGCATCCCGGGCTTTACCGCAACTTCGACATTCTGGACGAACTCTGCGCGCTGGGGCTGGACGGCATCGAGGCGCACCATCCGTTCCACAGCGAAGCCGATGAGCAGACGGCGCTGGAAGCGGCGGCGCACCACGGTCTGGTGGTTACCGGCGGCTCGGATTTCCACGGGTATTACCGGTCGCGCGTCAACCCCCTGTTCAAAAAAGGGCTGGAAGGCGACGAACTGGATCGTTTTCTGGCCGCGTTGGAAAGCGGGGCGCGGGCGCAAAGGCCCGGCGGGGGGGGCGCGGCAGATCCGCCGATGATTTGGTGA
- a CDS encoding ABC transporter permease: MKTLRESGILFLHYEKLLLRNPAWVLASLFQPICYLYLFAPLLKKVTGLSSAHVSAINQFTPGLLVMVSLFGVMFVGFGMIDYLREGVIERLRVTTASRVALLLGMVMRDVVTLLVQTALVIVLALPLGLTISAAGILLTVLIMVLIGLFMAPVSYALALALKSEDALGPVLNFFAQPLLLLSGVLLPLTFAPAWLQNVSAFNPIKYVVDASRAIFNGDLSNPSVWQGFGLLIVLAVLSFWWALRAMKRAAA, translated from the coding sequence ATGAAAACATTGAGAGAATCCGGCATTTTGTTTCTGCACTACGAAAAGCTGTTGCTGCGCAACCCGGCATGGGTGCTGGCGTCGCTTTTTCAGCCCATCTGCTACCTGTATCTGTTCGCGCCGCTGTTGAAAAAGGTGACCGGCCTTTCGTCCGCGCATGTCAGTGCCATCAACCAGTTCACGCCCGGTCTGCTGGTAATGGTGAGCCTGTTTGGTGTGATGTTCGTCGGGTTCGGCATGATCGACTACCTGCGCGAGGGCGTGATCGAGCGGCTGCGCGTGACCACCGCGAGCCGGGTGGCGCTGTTGCTTGGAATGGTGATGCGCGATGTGGTCACCCTGCTGGTGCAGACGGCGCTGGTCATTGTGCTGGCGCTGCCGCTGGGCCTGACCATCTCCGCGGCGGGCATTCTGCTCACGGTGCTCATTATGGTGCTCATCGGCCTGTTTATGGCGCCGGTCTCCTACGCATTGGCGCTGGCGCTCAAATCGGAAGACGCGCTCGGACCCGTGCTGAACTTTTTCGCGCAGCCGCTGCTGTTGCTTTCCGGCGTACTGCTGCCGCTGACGTTTGCCCCCGCATGGCTACAGAACGTCAGCGCGTTCAACCCCATCAAATATGTGGTGGATGCATCTCGCGCGATCTTCAACGGCGATCTGTCCAATCCGTCGGTGTGGCAGGGGTTCGGCCTGCTCATCGTGCTGGCGGTGCTGTCGTTTTGGTGGGCGCTGCGCGCCATGAAGCGCGCCGCAGCCTGA
- a CDS encoding ATP-binding cassette domain-containing protein produces the protein MDMIVTEDLCKTFPGRSGRGGPVEAVKHVNLRVKQGEIFGFLGPNGAGKTTTMRMLTTLLPPSGGKARVVGYDLAREAGKIRQKIGYVSQKGGCYDLATGYENLVLQGRLYGLSKAAAVKKADELVRVLHLEEYCHRKVKTYSGGQRRHIDLGMGVMHDPALLFLDEPTTGLDPTSRANFWDEIRRLCERGITVFLTTHYLDEADSLCDTICIMDHGTVAAQGTVLELKRQVAGDIITIGMAPDAFGRAEALLRPRADVKELRRADGLLKLYVEAGEKALPEILPLLVEENIAVTTVEMTRVSLDEVFLKMTGRSLLDEDRKEAAV, from the coding sequence ATGGATATGATCGTTACGGAAGACCTGTGCAAAACGTTTCCGGGCCGCAGCGGGCGCGGCGGCCCGGTGGAAGCGGTAAAGCACGTGAACCTGCGGGTAAAACAGGGGGAAATCTTCGGCTTTTTGGGACCCAACGGCGCCGGCAAGACCACCACGATGCGGATGCTGACCACACTGCTGCCGCCCAGCGGCGGCAAGGCGCGCGTGGTGGGGTATGACCTGGCGCGCGAGGCGGGGAAGATCCGGCAGAAAATCGGGTATGTCAGCCAGAAAGGCGGCTGTTACGACCTGGCCACCGGCTATGAAAACCTTGTGCTCCAGGGCAGGCTGTACGGCCTGTCCAAAGCGGCGGCGGTGAAAAAAGCCGATGAGCTGGTGCGGGTTCTCCATCTGGAGGAATACTGCCACCGCAAGGTGAAGACATATTCAGGCGGCCAGCGCCGTCACATCGACTTGGGCATGGGCGTGATGCACGACCCCGCCCTGTTGTTCCTCGACGAGCCGACCACCGGGCTGGACCCGACCTCGCGCGCCAACTTCTGGGATGAGATTCGCCGCCTGTGCGAGCGGGGCATCACGGTCTTCCTCACCACGCATTATCTCGATGAGGCGGATTCGCTCTGCGACACCATCTGCATCATGGACCACGGCACGGTGGCCGCGCAGGGCACCGTGCTGGAGCTCAAGCGGCAGGTGGCGGGCGATATCATCACCATCGGCATGGCGCCGGATGCGTTCGGGCGTGCGGAGGCGCTGCTGCGGCCCCGTGCGGACGTGAAAGAGCTGCGGCGCGCGGACGGCCTGCTCAAGCTCTATGTGGAAGCGGGCGAGAAGGCCCTGCCGGAGATTTTGCCGCTCCTAGTGGAAGAAAACATCGCGGTGACTACGGTGGAAATGACGCGGGTGTCGCTCGACGAGGTCTTTTTGAAAATGACCGGGCGTTCCCTGCTGGATGAAGACAGAAAAGAGGCGGCGGTATGA
- a CDS encoding polymer-forming cytoskeletal protein, with protein sequence MTAEKSSLIINGSGTAGGGTFDKVRINGSGKIIGDVVCDSFAINGSGTVQGALKTDTGHINGSGKVTGAVEADTFTISGSGHLAADVHGGTLRINGSGKVDGMVSMREVHIEGSAKIEGNCEAEEVRLDGAAQIGGNCESARFHARGSFTVDGLLNADDIQIDLVHARSRAKEIGGGRIDVRVALVGAITMFIRSIFIGRDAVLLETDTLEGDDIYLEQTHARVVRGRDITLGKGCDVELVEYSGTLTKLDGATVGEERKL encoded by the coding sequence ATGACTGCGGAAAAAAGTTCGCTCATCATCAACGGGTCCGGCACGGCGGGCGGCGGCACGTTCGATAAGGTGCGTATCAACGGCTCGGGCAAGATCATCGGGGACGTTGTCTGCGATTCCTTTGCCATCAACGGGTCGGGCACCGTGCAGGGCGCCCTGAAAACCGATACGGGGCATATCAACGGGTCCGGCAAGGTGACCGGTGCAGTGGAAGCCGACACGTTCACCATTTCCGGCTCGGGGCATCTGGCCGCAGACGTGCACGGCGGCACGCTGCGCATCAACGGGTCGGGCAAAGTGGACGGCATGGTTTCCATGCGTGAGGTGCATATTGAGGGGAGCGCCAAGATCGAAGGCAACTGTGAAGCCGAAGAGGTGCGTCTTGACGGCGCGGCGCAGATCGGCGGCAACTGCGAAAGCGCGCGTTTCCATGCGCGGGGCTCGTTCACGGTGGACGGTCTGCTCAACGCCGACGACATCCAGATTGATCTGGTGCATGCCCGCAGCCGTGCCAAGGAGATCGGCGGCGGGCGTATTGACGTACGCGTTGCGCTGGTAGGCGCCATCACGATGTTCATCCGTTCCATCTTCATCGGGCGCGATGCGGTCCTGCTGGAGACCGACACATTGGAGGGCGACGACATCTATCTGGAGCAGACACATGCCCGTGTGGTGCGTGGCAGAGACATCACACTCGGAAAAGGCTGCGACGTGGAACTGGTGGAATATTCCGGCACGCTCACCAAGCTGGACGGCGCAACGGTGGGCGAAGAACGCAAGCTGTGA
- a CDS encoding YhbD family protein: MEEDMISKKDLLALTGISYGQLYRWKRMGLIPEDWFVRRATYTGQETFFPREKILARLEKILKMKDGASLQELADLFSPSPDQVRLTAGQACARGVAPAAVFEVFASYHETPPAPEILFDFDTLLFVRVLGQLLKQIGVEEGRALYALFCAQYPAFRGAPCELVAVRKLGVCIGFLVRAPFEAAFEEGAQVLARIDLAAQCQELKLLLL; encoded by the coding sequence ATGGAGGAGGATATGATATCCAAAAAGGATCTGCTTGCGCTCACGGGCATTTCCTACGGCCAGCTGTACCGCTGGAAGCGCATGGGGCTCATCCCGGAGGACTGGTTTGTGCGCAGGGCGACTTATACCGGGCAGGAGACGTTCTTTCCGCGTGAGAAGATACTGGCCAGGCTGGAAAAGATCCTGAAGATGAAGGACGGCGCGTCCCTGCAGGAACTGGCGGATCTTTTTTCGCCCAGCCCCGATCAGGTGCGCCTGACGGCGGGGCAAGCCTGCGCCAGAGGCGTGGCGCCCGCCGCGGTGTTTGAGGTGTTTGCGTCCTATCACGAAACGCCGCCCGCGCCGGAGATCTTGTTTGATTTTGATACACTGCTGTTTGTCCGGGTGCTGGGGCAGCTGCTCAAGCAGATCGGCGTGGAGGAGGGCCGCGCTCTCTATGCGCTGTTCTGCGCGCAGTATCCGGCGTTTCGCGGCGCGCCGTGCGAGCTGGTGGCGGTGCGCAAGCTGGGCGTGTGCATAGGTTTTCTGGTGCGCGCGCCGTTTGAGGCCGCTTTTGAGGAAGGAGCACAGGTGCTGGCGCGTATCGACCTTGCCGCCCAGTGTCAGGAGCTCAAGCTGTTGCTGCTTTAA
- a CDS encoding TetR/AcrR family transcriptional regulator — protein MTKETEKQQKREQIAAAARDLFTEFGYRAVSVAQIAEQANVAKGTVYLYFKDKEELFLYLVQEFIDEMGRFVHEVEKQNLSIDEQFHTVIYNLLKYRREQKFLYRVVREAHEMHFALARRVTNILDSDITSYIEKLLEQAVRNGKVRPCNPKVLSFVIVHIYSALAFEWEEKHEPLDEGQVAEAVRNFLQHGLILPDGEKQPS, from the coding sequence ATGACGAAGGAAACGGAAAAGCAACAAAAACGGGAACAGATCGCTGCTGCCGCGCGCGACCTGTTCACCGAATTCGGATATCGCGCCGTCAGTGTGGCGCAGATCGCGGAACAGGCCAACGTGGCCAAAGGCACCGTATACCTCTATTTCAAGGACAAAGAGGAACTGTTTCTCTACTTGGTGCAAGAGTTCATCGACGAGATGGGCCGTTTTGTTCACGAAGTGGAAAAGCAGAATCTTTCCATTGACGAACAGTTCCACACCGTCATCTACAACCTGCTGAAATACCGGCGGGAGCAGAAATTCCTCTACCGCGTGGTGCGGGAAGCCCACGAAATGCATTTTGCCCTTGCGCGGCGTGTCACCAACATTCTGGACAGCGACATCACAAGCTACATCGAGAAGCTCCTTGAGCAGGCTGTGCGGAACGGTAAAGTTCGCCCGTGCAACCCCAAGGTGCTCAGCTTTGTCATCGTGCACATCTATTCCGCCCTCGCCTTTGAATGGGAGGAAAAACACGAACCCCTGGACGAAGGGCAGGTGGCGGAAGCCGTCCGCAATTTTCTGCAACACGGGCTGATCCTGCCCGATGGCGAAAAGCAGCCGTCGTAA